A genome region from Leptodactylus fuscus isolate aLepFus1 chromosome 6, aLepFus1.hap2, whole genome shotgun sequence includes the following:
- the SGK2 gene encoding serine/threonine-protein kinase Sgk2 produces MTSNINLGPSANPNAKPTDFDFLKVIGKGSFGKVLLAKRKSDHKFYAVKVLQKKTILKRKEQSHIMAERNVLLKNLKHPFLVGLHYSFQTPEKLYFVLDYVNGGELFFHLQRERSFLEPRARFYSAEVASAIGYLHSQNIIYRDLKPENILLDSQGHVVLTDFGLCKEGMEPEGTTSTFCGTPEYLAPEVLKKQPYDRTVDWWCLGAVLYEMLYGLPPFYSRDVSQMYDNILHQPLQLPGGKTTATCDILQGLLHKDQHCRLGAKADFLEIKNHVFFSPINWDDLYQKKIPPPYNPNVAGPADLRHFDPEFTQEAVPNSVSRTPELNNTGSSYSSAFYGFSYAQSDDDILS; encoded by the exons ATGACTTCGAACATAAACCTGGGCCCTTCTGCCAACCCCAA tgctaaaCCAACTGATTTTGACTTCCTGAAAGTTATCGGAAAGGGGAGCTTTGGAAAG GTCCTGCTGGCCAAGCGTAAGAGTGACCATAAGTTCTATGCTGTGAAGGTTCTCCAGAAGAAGACCATTCTTAAGAGAAAGGAG CAATCTCACATCATGGCTGAGAGGAATGTTTTACTGAAGAACCTCAAGCATCCATTCCTTGTAGGCCTGCATTACTCCTTCCAAACCCCCGAGAAACTCTACTTTGTACTGGATTATGTAAACGGAGGAGAG CTTTTCTTCCATTTGCAAAGAGAGCGTTCTTTCCTGGAGCCGCGGGCGCGTTTCTATTCAGCGGAAGTGGCGAGTGCTATTGGGTATCTGCACTCTCAAAACATCATCTACAG GGATTTAAAGCCAGAAAATATCCTGCTTGACAGCCAG GGCCATGTGGTTCTGACTGATTTTGGACTGTGTAAGGAGGGGATGGAACCAGAAGGGACCACCAGTACTTTCTGTGGGACACCAGAG tACCTAGCACCAGAAGTCCTCAAAAAGCAGCCGTATGACCGTACAGTAGACTGGTGGTGCCTGGGTGCTGTCCTATATGAGATGCTGTATGGACTG CCACCATTTTATAGCCGGGACGTGTCACAAATGTATGACAATATCCTACATCAGCCCCTGCAACTACCGGGAGGAAAAACCACCGCAACCTGTGACATTCTCCAGGGTCTGTTACACAAGGATCAGCACTGCCGCCTGGGAGCCAAAGCCGATTTT CTAGAAATCAAGAATCACGTGTTCTTCAGTCCAATCAACTGGGACGACCTGTATCAGAAGAAGATTCCTCCACCTTATAACCCTAATGTT GCTGGTCCAGCCGATCTGCGGCACTTTGATCCAGAGTTTACACAGGAGGCAGTACCTAACTCTGTGAGTCGTACCCCTGAGCTGAACAATACCGGCTCCAGCTATTCCAGTGCCTTCTATGGCTTCTCCTATGCACAAAGCGATGATGACATTTTGAGTTGA